The window CGGCGAACCGGCCGAGCGCCCGGCAGACCAGGCCGAGCGTGTTGACCGCGTGGATCTCGGTGCGCCGGTCGCCGGTCTCGCGGGCGAGGGCGAGCGCTTCCTCCAGGTACCGCCGCGCTTCCCGCGACCGGCCGACGCGCCAGTGGCCGACCGCGATCAGGATGAGCGGCTCGGCTTCGGCCACCCGGTCGCCGGCGTCGTGGGCCAGCGCCGACGCGTGCGTGTGCAGCACCAGCGCTTCCTCGTGGTAGCCGCCGACGTCGAGGTAGTGCCACAGGATCCCGGACAGCAGCCGCAGGTGGTCGGGCCACCCGTGCCGCGTCGCGTGCGCGGAGACGGCCAGGAGGTTGCGGCGCTCGGCCTCCAGCCACGCCGGCGCGTCGATCACCTTGACGTCGGGATCCGGCACCTGCGGGCGCAGGTGCCGTTCCTGCGGCAGGACGGCGTCCATGGCCTGCGCGGCCGACCGGACGTAGAAGTCGAACAGCCGCTCCTGCGCCGCGTGGCTCTCGGCGGGTGCCTCGGCCGCGAGCTCGGCGGCGTAGACGCGCAGCAGGTCGTGCTGCTGGAAGCGGTCCGCACCGGTCTCCTGCGCGAGGTGGGCGCGGACCAGCGTGGCCGTCAGCCGCTCCGCCTCCGGCAGCGGGACGCCGGCGAGCGCGGCGATCGCGGCGGCGGTCAGGTCGCGGCCGGGGTGCAGGCCGCAGAGCCGGAACACGCGCGCGGCGTCGGGCGCCAGGTGCCGGTAGGACCACGAGAAGACGGCGCGGACGGCGGTCAGCGGGTCGCCGCCGCCGTCGAGCAGGTCCAGCCGCCGTCGTTCGTCGGCCAGCTCTCGTGCGAGCGCCGCGAGCCGCTCCCCCGGCCGGCTCAGCGCCAGCTCCGCGACCAGCCGCAGCGCCAGCGGCAGCCGGGCCGAGTAGCCGATCAGCGCCTCGGTGGCGGCCGGTTCGCCGTCGACGCGCTCGCCGAGCAGCGCCCGCAGCAGGTCGAGCGCTTCGGCTTCGGTCAGCAGGTCGACGAGCACGCGGCGGGCGCCGTGCCGGGCGACCAGCCCCGGCAGTGCGTCCCGGCTGGTCACCAGGACCAGGCACGACGGCGAGCCGGGCAGCAGCGGGCGGACCTGCCCGACCGAGCCGGCGTTGTCCAGCAGCAGCACCATCCGCCGTCCGGTGAGCGCGGTGCGGAACTTCGCGGCGCGCTCCTCCTGCTCGGCGGGGATGTCCGCGCCGTCGACGCCGAGGGCGCGCAGGAACCCCGAGAGCGCGTCGCCCGGCTCGACCGGCCGGACCGTGCCGTAGCCGTGCAGGTCGAGGTACAGCTGGCCGTCCGGGAACTCGGCGAGGGACCGCTGGGCCCAGTGGACGGCGAGGGCGGTCTTGCCGACCCCGCCGGTGCCGGAGAGCACCGCGATGCGCGCGCCCGTGCCGTCGCCGTCCAGGAGGGCGTCCAGCTCGGCCAGCCGGCCGGTGCGGCCGCGGAAGCCGGCGACGTCCGCGGGCAGCTGGGCGGGCACGCGGGCCGGCGGTTCCGGCGCGGCGAAGTCCTGCCGCAGCACCTGACGCTGGGCCGCGCGCAGCTCGGGGCCGGGTTCGATGCCCAGGTCGCCGTCCAGCCGCCGCCGGATCTCCTCGAACACGGCCAGGGCGACGGCCTGGCGTCCGGACGCGGCGAGCACCTGCATCAGCCGGGCGTGCGCGGACTCGTTCAGCGGCTCCTCGGCGGTGAGCATGCGCAGCTGCACCGCCGCCTCCTCGGGGTCGGCGACTTCGGCGTACGCCATCACCGCCTTCGCGCGCTTCATCGCCAGGGCCAGCCGCGCGGGGTGCTGCCGGAGCGGTCCGAGGTCGGCGAGCGCCGGGCCGCGCCAGAGCTCGAGGGCCTCGCGGAGAGCGCCCTCGTTCACCAGCCCCTCGAACCGCAGCAGATCGAGGTCGTCCTCGCCGGCGGACAGCCGGTAGCCGCCCTTGTCGGTGGTGATCAGGCCGGCGGGCCGCAGCGCCCGCCGCAGCCGCGCGACGTAGGTGTGGAGCAGGTCCAGGCACGACGGCGGCGGCTCGTCCCAGAGGACGTCGACGAGGTCTTCGCGCCGGACCGTGCGGTTCGGCTGCAGGGCCAGCATCGCGAGCAGCACGCGCTGCTTCTCGGCGCCGATCTCGACCGGGGCATCCCCATGCCGCACGGTGAGCGGCCCCAGGACGCCGATCCGCACCGGCTCGGGTGGGGCTTCGGCAAGCGCTTCCCGCAACCGGCGTTCCGTCTCCGGCCGGGGCCTGCGGACGCTGCCGAGCTCGGCGTTGCGCACCGCGCGCAGGCTCAGCCCGGTGCGCTCGGCCAGCTGGGCCTGGGTGAGGCCGGCGAGCACGCGCCGGTCCCGCAGCCATCCGGCGAACGACAGGCCTTCGTCCACAGGCGTCCTCTCCGGAGCGGAACGTACCCCTCCAGGATTCCGATCGTGCCGCTTCACCTGTACCACCGAACGGCGAAGATAACCGTTTCCGCAGGTACCGACCGTGACGGCGGCGCGGGCGGCCGGTACAGGCGCACGTCCACCCCGGTTCCCTAGGCTTTCCGGGTCCGGTGGTGGCGAGGGGTTCGGAGCAGCCGTCGCATGGGGTACGACGGCTGCACCCGGGCCTTCAGACGCCGAAGCGCCGCAACAGGGCGCGTACGGCGGCTGGATCCTCGACGTGGGCGTTGTGCCCGAGGCCGGCGAGGGTGACCGCGTCCGGGTCCAGCGCGCGTAGCTGCTCCGGACGGCTCATCGGGTCGTTCTCGCCCGCCGCCAGCACGACCGGGCACCGCGCCGCGGCGAGCAGCGCCGGCAGGTCCGGCGCGCCGACGCCGAACGCGGCCGGGTCCATCGCGAGGCGCCAACCTCCCTCGGTCTCGCGAAGCCCGGCCGGGTCCGCGGGCGCGATGCCGAGCAGCCCGGACACCTTCAGGTAGGCCTGCTCGGCGTCCACCCTCGTCGCGAAGACGCGGGCCGGGCGGGCGGCCATCGTCGCCGCGCGGCCCAGGTCGTCCTGGGTCCACTCGACCTTCATCCCGAGCGCGAGCACGCCCGCGACCTCGACGTCGTACTCGCCGGACGCCAGCTCGAGCGCGAGCACCCCGCCGAGCGAATGGCCGGCGACGACGTACGGGCCCTTCCCGGGCAGCGCCCGGGCGACGGCCCGGGTGAGCGTCTGGAAGCTGTAGTGCGGCAGCGGCGAGGACGGGCCGTGGCCGGGCAGGTCGGGCACCAGGACCCGCCGGGCGAGCAGAGGGGCGAAGTGGGCCCAGACGGCGCCGGTCGCGCCGAGGCCGTGCAGCAGCAGGACGGCAGGCTCGCCCTGGCCGCCGGTGCGCATGTTCAGGGTGTCCATCCCCGCAGCGTCTCGTAGTGTCGGTGGGCGCGGCTAGGGTCGGTTCGTGGGGATCACCGATCCGGACACCTACGTGCGAGGTGTCCCGCACGACGAGCTGGCGCGGCTCCGGCAGGAGTCGCCGGTGGTGCGCGTCGACGACTTCTGGGCCGTGCTGCGGCACGCCGACGTGCGGCGCGTCCTGCGCGATCCCGGGCTGTTCTCCTCGCAGCTCGGCGGGACGCAGATCCGCGACCCGGGCACCGTCGCGGACCTCGCGTACGTGCGCCGGATGATGCTCAACATGGACCCGCCGGAGCACGGCCGGCTGCGCGGGCTGCTCACCCGGGCGTTCACGCCGCGGGCCGTCGCGAAGCTGACGTCGCAGATCGAGGCGCGGGCGCGGGAGCTGGTCGCGCGGGTCGCCGGCCGGGGCTCGTGCGACTTCGCGGCCGTGGCCGCCGACCTGCCGCTGCTGACGCTGGCGGCGGTGTTCGGCGTGCCGGAGCAGGACCGGCGGCTGATGTACGACTGGAGCAACCGCGTGATCGGCTACCAGGACGCCGACTACGCGGTCAGCTCGACGGTCGACGCCGCGTCGGTGAGCGACCTCGCACGAGCCGCGCTGGCCGTCCGCCCGTCGCCCGGCCCCGACGGCTCGATGCCGGACCCGCGGACCCGCGCCGGGATGCCGGACCTCTACGCGTACGCGAACGCGCTCGGCGAGTACAAGCGCGGGCACCCGGGCGACGACGTCATGAGCACCCTGATGCGGCACGTCGACGGCGACGGCGGCCGCGTCTCGCTCGCCGAGTTCGAGAACCTCTTCTGGCTGTTTTCCGTAGCGGGCAACGAAACGCTGCGCAACGGCCTGCCCGGCGGGATGCTGGCGCTGCTCTCGCACCCCGAGCAGTACCGGCGGCTGCTGGCCGACCGGTCGCTGCTGCCGTCCGCGGTCGAAGAGATGCTCCGCTGGTGGACGCCGGTCATGAACTTCCGGCGCACCGCGGTTTCGGACACCCGGCTGTCCGATGTGGACATCCGGGCCGGCGACAAGGTCGTGGTCTGGTTCTCGTCGGCCAACCGCGATCCGGCCGTGTTCGACGACCCGGCCACCTTCGACGTCGGCCGGACCCCGAACGACCACCTGACCTTCGGCCACGGGCCGCACTTCTGCCTCGGCGCGCAGCTCGCCCGCGTCCAGCTGCGGGCGATGTTCACGGCGGTGCTCGACCTGCTGGGCGAGGTGTCGCTCGACGGCGAGCCGGTGCGGCTGCGGTCGAACTTCCAGAACGGCCTCAAGTCCCTGCCGATCCGGTGGGCGCGCTGATGGAGATCCGCGAGCTGCGGGCGTTCGTCGCGGTCGTCGAGGCGGGCGCGATGTCGAAGGCGGCGCGGCAGCTGCACGTCAGCCAGCCGGCGCTGTCCCAGACGATCACCGCGCTCGAACGCCGCCTCGGCGTCCAG of the Amycolatopsis sp. NBC_01488 genome contains:
- a CDS encoding tetratricopeptide repeat protein; protein product: MDEGLSFAGWLRDRRVLAGLTQAQLAERTGLSLRAVRNAELGSVRRPRPETERRLREALAEAPPEPVRIGVLGPLTVRHGDAPVEIGAEKQRVLLAMLALQPNRTVRREDLVDVLWDEPPPSCLDLLHTYVARLRRALRPAGLITTDKGGYRLSAGEDDLDLLRFEGLVNEGALREALELWRGPALADLGPLRQHPARLALAMKRAKAVMAYAEVADPEEAAVQLRMLTAEEPLNESAHARLMQVLAASGRQAVALAVFEEIRRRLDGDLGIEPGPELRAAQRQVLRQDFAAPEPPARVPAQLPADVAGFRGRTGRLAELDALLDGDGTGARIAVLSGTGGVGKTALAVHWAQRSLAEFPDGQLYLDLHGYGTVRPVEPGDALSGFLRALGVDGADIPAEQEERAAKFRTALTGRRMVLLLDNAGSVGQVRPLLPGSPSCLVLVTSRDALPGLVARHGARRVLVDLLTEAEALDLLRALLGERVDGEPAATEALIGYSARLPLALRLVAELALSRPGERLAALARELADERRRLDLLDGGGDPLTAVRAVFSWSYRHLAPDAARVFRLCGLHPGRDLTAAAIAALAGVPLPEAERLTATLVRAHLAQETGADRFQQHDLLRVYAAELAAEAPAESHAAQERLFDFYVRSAAQAMDAVLPQERHLRPQVPDPDVKVIDAPAWLEAERRNLLAVSAHATRHGWPDHLRLLSGILWHYLDVGGYHEEALVLHTHASALAHDAGDRVAEAEPLILIAVGHWRVGRSREARRYLEEALALARETGDRRTEIHAVNTLGLVCRALGRFAEAITYSTEALSLARKTGDRTSEGLVLVVLGCSSRGIGRYGEAIGYLEEAHALARETADRTTEGYALVNTGDSLSALGRHDEAVRALEEGLVHFRAMGVRVSEGYALGILGDVEHARGRYPEAAAHLERALEIAQETGSPTNRGVALKHLGDVRLAQGEYAEAAQHLEEALGLARECGDRGVESRVLNSLGALAAARGASSDALAYHREALAVAKETGCRPEQGKAHCGLGEVHCGLGDPVAAREHWERALACYAGECVPGAIRVRDLLAALDRAAG
- a CDS encoding alpha/beta fold hydrolase: MDTLNMRTGGQGEPAVLLLHGLGATGAVWAHFAPLLARRVLVPDLPGHGPSSPLPHYSFQTLTRAVARALPGKGPYVVAGHSLGGVLALELASGEYDVEVAGVLALGMKVEWTQDDLGRAATMAARPARVFATRVDAEQAYLKVSGLLGIAPADPAGLRETEGGWRLAMDPAAFGVGAPDLPALLAAARCPVVLAAGENDPMSRPEQLRALDPDAVTLAGLGHNAHVEDPAAVRALLRRFGV
- a CDS encoding cytochrome P450 gives rise to the protein MGITDPDTYVRGVPHDELARLRQESPVVRVDDFWAVLRHADVRRVLRDPGLFSSQLGGTQIRDPGTVADLAYVRRMMLNMDPPEHGRLRGLLTRAFTPRAVAKLTSQIEARARELVARVAGRGSCDFAAVAADLPLLTLAAVFGVPEQDRRLMYDWSNRVIGYQDADYAVSSTVDAASVSDLARAALAVRPSPGPDGSMPDPRTRAGMPDLYAYANALGEYKRGHPGDDVMSTLMRHVDGDGGRVSLAEFENLFWLFSVAGNETLRNGLPGGMLALLSHPEQYRRLLADRSLLPSAVEEMLRWWTPVMNFRRTAVSDTRLSDVDIRAGDKVVVWFSSANRDPAVFDDPATFDVGRTPNDHLTFGHGPHFCLGAQLARVQLRAMFTAVLDLLGEVSLDGEPVRLRSNFQNGLKSLPIRWAR